ACGATGTGCGGCTCTTTCTGGAAATTGAGAAGCGGCTGCTTGAGCAATCATTGATTGAGATTCTCACCGCAACCGATGGCGAAGATGCTTTGGATATTGTGCGACGGGAGCGCCCGGCGCTGGTTGTCATGGACATCAACATGCCGCGGATGGACGGCATCGATTGTTGCCGGTTGATTAAAAGCGATCCGGATCTGGCAGGTACTGCGGTCATGATTGTCACCAATGCTTCCAATGCCGATGATGTGGAACAGAGCTGGAAGGCCGGCTGTGACGATTTCATCGTCAAGCCGATTGACGGGCGGTTGTTTCTTGAAAAGGCGCACCGTTTTCTAAATGCCATTAACCGGAGACGGAAGCGGGTATTGTTCCAGACTGAAGTGGCTTTGCAGATCGAAGGCCGGCTCATTACCGGGCACTCTTTTGACCTTGGCTACATGGGGATGTATGTTGCCTCTTCCTGGTTGCCTAGCGTTGGTGAAACCGTTGTCTTGTCGTTTCGACTGCTTGACACGTCGCCTGCCATGACTGTTGCCCGAGGCAAGGTAATCTGGGTA
This region of Geoanaerobacter pelophilus genomic DNA includes:
- a CDS encoding response regulator yields the protein MPIPKILLVDDVRLFLEIEKRLLEQSLIEILTATDGEDALDIVRRERPALVVMDINMPRMDGIDCCRLIKSDPDLAGTAVMIVTNASNADDVEQSWKAGCDDFIVKPIDGRLFLEKAHRFLNAINRRRKRVLFQTEVALQIEGRLITGHSFDLGYMGMYVASSWLPSVGETVVLSFRLLDTSPAMTVARGKVIWVNHGIDRLKQNYPDGFGVEFLEIIGEGLTMIRANELMQFVDLRKGKE